In the Brassica napus cultivar Da-Ae chromosome A7, Da-Ae, whole genome shotgun sequence genome, one interval contains:
- the LOC106409860 gene encoding uncharacterized protein LOC106409860, protein MEHMILVSGKWKVEKTKWLFEVDNDRGSIIVPANEDTRFEDFVKIIFEDYGVDFAENDLELRYLFPKQNLHSQSINTPPVKIGNDRQFHAFLGVCKVENIRLCVEFKLKKIVGEGAGEDQKQPIHGDDSLCEDEEDTDEEGDRFDYCDDSDGATSDDENFTTYGLQPNHVEEVHGSSTKLIYARKTEERDSPMSMSDLRLFKFDVGQSYDSKDALETRLKICSVVHKFDFDVIASTWTLLFVKCWLKGCTWKLRATPVGNSFKFTVRVYVDEHTCSITERSSRSRQATPEILGLLYKDYIGGVDPSILPRHVSSAMNMSFVIKMDYWKSHRTLIVARDLVMGSAESGYEELPTYLHMIKMSNPGTLTRLEVDTNNRFKYLFLAFGASIAGFPYMRKVVVVDGTFLQGKYKGTLLIATSQDGNFQIFPIAFAVVDTENDESWTWFFRQLSRVIPDDEGLALISDRHQSIGKAIAVVYPLASRGICTYHLYKNILLRYKGRDLFGLVKKAANSFRLTDFQATFETIKELNPDLHAYLERADVRKWARAHFKGDRYNLLTSNIAESINRALSGARSLPVVHLLESIRLMMTRWFATRKHDAELLKTSLTRGVEKVLEGRIPIANLLKVQAIDIHQSQVTGVSSLHVVNLTEKKCSCRRFDLEKLPCAHAIAAAEARKMSCISLCHHYYRKQYLYNAYNTAVMPKDDVLPIPEALAKRICLPPENL, encoded by the exons ATGGAACACATGATTCTCGTCTCGGGGAAGtggaaagttgagaaaactaAGTGGTTATTTGAAGTTGACAATGATCGAGGTAGCATAATAGTTCCTGCGAATGAGGACACTCGATTTGAGGACTTTGTGAAAATCATATTTGAGGATTATGGAGTTGATTTTGCAGAAAATGACTTGGAACTGAGGTACCTTTTTCCGAAGCAGAATCTACACAGTCAAAGCATCAATACACCACCTGTGAAAATAGGAAACGATAGGCAGTTTCATGCATTCTTGGGTGTTTGCAAAGTCGAGAACATTCGGCTATGTGTGGAgtttaaattgaaaaaaattgttGGAGAAGGAGCTGGTGAAGATCAGAAACAACCCATACATGGAGATGACTCGTTGTgtgaagacgaagaagataCAGACGAAGAGGGTGATCGATTCGATTACTGCGATGATTCTGATGGAGCAACATCTGATGATGAAAACTTTACTACATACGGGCTTCAACCAAACCACGTAGAAGAGGTTCATGGATCGTCTACAAAGCTGATTTATGCAAGAAAGACAGAAGAAAGAGACTCTCCAATGAGTATGTCCGATCTGCGCTTATTCAAATTTGACGTGGGGCAGAGTTACGATTCAAAAGATGCACTAGAGACACGTCTGAAGATATGTTCAGTTGTCCAcaagtttgattttgatgtCATTGCATCAACGTGGACACTGCTCTTTGTAAAATGTTGGCTAAAAGGATGTACATGGAAGCTAAGAGCTACACCAGTAGGTAACTCTTTCAAGTTTACAGTCCGAGTATATGTAGATGAACATACCTGCTCCATAACAGAACGCTCATCCCGTTCCCGACAAGCTACTCCCGAGATTCTTGGACTCTTGTACAAAGACTATATTGGTGGGGTTGATCCATCAATTTTGCCACGTCATGTTTCTAGTGCTATGAACATGAGCTTCGTAATCAAG ATGGATTACTGGAAATCTCATCGTACACTTATAGTTGCTAGAGATCTCGTAATGGGTTCAGCAGAGAGTGGATATGAGGAATTACCTACTTACCTGCACATGATTAAAATGTCAAATCCAGGGACTTTAACTCGACTGGAAGTTGATACAAACAACAGATTTAAATACTTATTCCTTGCATTCGGCGCTAGCATTGCTGGATTTCCATATATGAGGAAGGTTGTCGTGGTTGATGGAACATTTTTGCAAGGGAAATACAAAGGAACGCTTCTGATTGCAACCTCCCAGGATGGTAATTTTCAAATCTTTCCAATTGCGTTTGCTGTGGTTGACACAGAGAATGATGAATCATGGACATGGTTTTTCCGCCAACTCAGCCGTGTGATCCCCGATGATGAAGGATTGGCATTAATCTCTGACAGACACCAGTCAATAGGGAAAGCTATTGCAGTGGTCTATCCATTGGCAAGCAGGGGAATTTGCACGTACCACTTATATAAAAACATCTTGTTACGATACAAAGGGCGTGATTTGTTTGGATTGGTCAAAAAAGCTGCAAACTCTTTTAGGTTAACTGATTTTCAAGCAACCTTCGAGACAATCAAAGAGTTAAATCCAGATTTGCATGCATATCTGGAACGTGCTGATGTACGTAAGTGGGCACGAGCTCATTTTAAAGGTGATAGATATAACCTCCTTACAAGTAACATAGCTGAATCCATAAATAGAGCTTTGTCCGGTGCTAGAAGCTTGCCAGTTGTTCACCTTCTAGAGTCGATCCGATTAATGATGACACGCTGGTTTGCAACAAGAAAACATGACGCTGAGTTGTTGAAAACCTCTCTTACTCGAGGTGTAGAGAAGGTGTTGGAG GGCCGGATACCTATTGCTAATCTACTAAAGGTTCAAGCAATTGACATTCATCAGTCACAAGTTACAGGAGTCTCGTCTTTACATGTTGTAAACCTGACCGAGAAGAAATGTTCTTGCCGCAGATTTGATTTGGAGAAGCTACCATGtgctcatgctatagctgctgcgGAAGCTAGAAAGATGTCATGTATATCACTTTGTCATCATTACTATCGGAAGCAATACCTGTACAATGCGTACAACACAGCTGTTATGCCCAAAGATGACGTCCTTCCAATTCCAGAAGCGCTTGCCAAGAGGATATGTTTACCACCTGAG AATTTGTAG
- the LOC106420207 gene encoding uncharacterized protein LOC106420207, whose translation MQIPVRHMIVKAMEDRYPKWGEDKPPDDLDNMIVDILNDQLNDKFWDVVPLTKCQKRKTQVSAPSVPERVDTSPSTKRRKEKETAPEMKESHTDMPINNNIIQKLVEAVDNLSGRVETMDVSVAERVIKTLEASVQAQVEARMALFETEMKNKMAILEEDMNVLKGKDEEKVTSNAGNSKAHEDDDACCNTMSWMVQTKKGSVDGLPIQRVVKKEKKINKTMPGKKVKIEKPFSIPQLNDQSISTEGWENHLKWQKSVKCRVALEALASSLEEPTRKRKTKLTKTQVFSFVGNSTVKRIVSGKTVSKESYDPLDKVAPEKLKKVLDFIKSDLEDAESGYGDRSARFYLTLVLPREAWPTKNYGWLHDSHMAAAMHMFHRRSMQSQSPFCSPRIAFLDRWFVNSWVNDYKKFGETNELPEYFSMAFNGEYLAEFVTGKKWLTDVDSLFLCHHVNGDHWVALHIDLQKELIHVYDSIRTWVPDKKMQEECMPFTKMLPALLNKMVDPKLRTKPHKNFTYRRYKKIPQNDDPGDCGLYTLKYIECLALGYNFVGLSDQIIPAMRLKMAAEIYDEVSMED comes from the exons ATGCAGATTCCTGTAAGGCATATGATTGTAAAGGCAATGGAGGATAGATATCCGAAATGGGGCGAAGATAAACCGCCTGATGATTTGGATAACATGATAGTTGACATCCTTAATGATCAGCTAAACGACAAGTTTTGGGATGTAGTGCCACTTACCAAGTGCCAGAAGAGAAAAACTCAAGTCAGTGCACCTAGTGTTCCTGAAAGAGTGGATACAAGCCCCTCCACAAAACGAAGGAAGGAGAAAGAAACTGCACCAGAAATG AAAGAATCTCATACTGATATGCccatcaacaacaacatcatACAAAAGTTGGTTGAGGCTGTTGACAACTTGTCTGGAAGAGTAGAAACCATGGATGTTAGTGTAGCTGAAAGGGTTATTAAGACATTGGAAGCTTCTGTACAAGCTCAGGTGGAAGCTAGAATGGCTTTATTTGAGACTGAGATGAAGAACAAGATGGCCATATTAGAGGAAGACATGAATGTTCTTAAAGGGAAGGATGAagaaaaagttacatccaatgCCGGCAACTCCAAAGCACATGAAGACGACGACGCTTGTTGCAACACGATG TCCTGGATGGTTCAGACCAAAAAAGGTTCAGTTGATGGTTTACCAATACAACGTGTCGtaaaaaaggagaagaagattaaCAAGACGATGCCAGGGAAAAAAGTGAAGATAGAGAAACCCTTTTCTATCCCACAGCTAAATGACCAATCCATTTCTACAGAGGGTTGGGAAAATCATCTAAAATGGCAGAAAAGTGTAAAGTGTAGAGTGGCGTTGGAAGCACTAGCTTCAAGTTTGGAGGAGCCTACACGCAAAAGAAAAACCAAGCTGACAAAGACTCAAGTTTTTTCATTCGTAGGGAATTCAACAGTGAAGCGTATCGTATCTGGTAAAACTGTCTCCAAGGAATCTTATGACCCATTAGATAAGGTGGCTCCAGAGAAATTGAAGAAAGTATTGGACTTCATTAAGTCTGATTT ggaAGATGCTGAGTCTGGTTATGGAGATAGAAGTGCAAGATTTTATCTGACCTTGGTGCTACCAAGAGAAGCTTGGCCAACAAAGAATTATGGCTGGTTGCATGACTCT CACATGGCTGCAGCAATGCATATGTTTCACAGACGCTCCATGCAATCCCAGTCTCCATTTTGTTCTCCTCGAATTGCATTCCTTGACCGCTGGTTTGTGAACTCATGGGTTAATGACTACAAAAAGTTTGGTGAGACAAATGAGTTGCCAGAATATTTTAGCATGGCTTTTAATGGAGAATACCTAGCTGAATTTGTCACGGGTAAGAAGTGGCTTACAGATGTTGACTCTCTCTTCCTCTGCCACCATGTCAACGGCGACCACTGGGTTGCTCTTCACATCGATCTGCAGAAGGAGCTAATACATGTGTATGATAGCATTCGAACTTGGGTGCCTGATAAGAAGATGCAAGAGGAGTGCATGCCGTTTACGAAAATGCTTCCTGCATTGCTTAACAAGATGGTCGATCCTAAGTTGAGAACAAAGCCTCACAAAAATTTCACCTACCGTAGGTACAAGAAGATTCCCCAAAATGACGACCCAGGAGATTGCGGCTTGTACACTCTGAAATACATTGAATGTTTAGCTCTGGGGTATAATTTTGTAGGCTTAAGTGATCAGATCATACCAGCAATGCGATTGAAGATGGCTGCGGAGATTTATGATGAGGTGTCTATGGAGGATTAG